The proteins below are encoded in one region of Vicia villosa cultivar HV-30 ecotype Madison, WI unplaced genomic scaffold, Vvil1.0 ctg.001593F_1_1, whole genome shotgun sequence:
- the LOC131635926 gene encoding blue copper protein 1a-like produces the protein MTCSNVMYFAICMVLFSSVAMAVDHIVGDEKGWTVDFNYTQWAQDKVFRVGDNLVFNYDNSKHNVFKVNGALFQNCDFPPQNEALSTGKDVIQLKTDGRKWYICGKANHCAARQMKLVINVLEEGAPAPSSSAHSLVSTIFGVLVLAIIAITAIF, from the exons ATGACTTGTTCGAATGTAATGTACTTTGCCATTTGCATGGTTTTGTTTTCTTCAGTAGCAATGGCAGTTGATCACATTGTTGGTGATGAAAAGGGCTGGACTGTTGATTTCAACTACACTCAATGGGCACAAGACAAAGTTTTTCGTGTTGGTGACAACCTTG TGTTCAATTATGACAATTCTAAACACAATGTGTTCAAAGTGAATGGTGCACTCTTTCAAAACTGTGATTTTCCACCACAAAATGAAGCACTTTCCACAGGAAAGGACGTTATTCAGCTCAAAACAGATGGAAGAAAATGGTATATTTGTGGAAAGGCCAACCATTGTGCTGCACGTCAAATGAAGTTGGTGATTAATGTACTAGAAGAAGGTGCACCTGCTCCGTCTTCATCTGCTCACTCTCTTGTATCAACTATCTTTGGAGTCCTCGTGCTAGCCATTATTGCCATTACAGCAATCTTTTAG
- the LOC131635917 gene encoding uncharacterized protein LOC131635917, whose translation MNCCRWEKTKKIAEYASKVQKLVHLMKGCGETLIDKMIVEKKKSGGSNKFKGKFNKNQGKKPWSNPHKQQDEDRTPESLKGGGGNYRKDKEDKKGKGVQCYKCEKWGHMSKHCWYKKVNGSPKGKDKGAKLVRQDSDDSEGGMVVMDAVADNHVESKMWFLDSGCSNHMTGQKVWLVDFDESKKSKVKLADNSSLQAKGIGNIVFQMSNGAKAMIKDVLYVLGMKCNLLSVGQLVERGFSVVMKGGVCKLFNTQNNLVLKSSLSKNRMFKTMISSAEVQCLKTVVDHKDSWLWHLRYGYWYSKS comes from the exons ATGAATTGTTGTCGATGGGAGAAGACGAAAAAGATTGCAGAGTATGCGTCGAAGGTGCAGAAACTCGTCCATCTCATGAAGGGTTGTGGTGAAACCCTTATCgataagatgatagttgagaag AAAAAGAGtggtggttccaacaaattcaaaggcaAATTCAATAAGAATCAGGGCAAGAAGCCTTGGTCGAACCCCCACAAGCAGCAAGATGAAGATAGGACTCCTGAATCCTTGAAAGGAGGAGGAGGAAACTATCGaaaggacaaagaagataaaaaaggTAAAGGTGTGCAGTGCTATAAATGTGAAAAGTGGGGTCACATGTCCAAACATTGTTGGTACAAGAAAGTCAATGGATCGCCAAAAGGCAAGGACAAAGGAGCAAAACTTGTACGCCAAGATTCAGATGATTCTGAAGGTGGTATGGTGGTTATGGATGCAGTTGCAGATAACCATGTCGAATCCAAAATGTGGTTTCTCGACTCAGGCTGCTCGAATCACATGACTGGTCAAAAGGTGTGGTTGGTAGATTTCGACGAGTCGAAGAAGAGCAAGGTAAAACTTGCTGATAATAGTTCGTTGCAAGCAAAAGGTATTGGCAACATAGTTTTTCAAATGAGCAATGGAGCAAAAGCCATGATCAAAGATGTGCTTTATGTACTTGGAATGAAGTGCAACTTACTCAGTGTTGGACAACTGGTCGAAAGAGGTTTCTCAGTTGTCATGAAAGGTGGAGTTTGTAAATTGTTCAACACCCAGAATAATTTGGTCTTAAAGTCTTCGTTGTCGAAGAACAGGATGTTTAAGACTATGATCAGTTCGGCTGAAGTTCAATGTCTTAAAACTGTTGTTGACCACAAGGATAGTTGGTTGTGGCATTTGAG ATATGGTTACTGGTATTCCAAGTCTTGA